From a single Budorcas taxicolor isolate Tak-1 chromosome X, Takin1.1, whole genome shotgun sequence genomic region:
- the LOC128070081 gene encoding EOLA-like protein, translated as MKFGCLSFRQPYAGFILNGVKTLETRWRPVLRGHQHCTLAVHIAHRDWEDAVWWELLEQRLGMSPTQIQALLQDGDKFGRGVIAGLVDIGDTLLCPENLDPEEVEELENQALLSDLQQKYLTVLTNPRWLLQPIPGRGGKDIFLVDIPQHLIPLGQEACPSWAFKR; from the exons ATGAAGTTCGGCTGTCTGTCCTTTCGACAGCCTTATGCAGGTTTCATCTTAAACGGTGTCAAGACCCTGGAGACGCGGTGGCGGCCCGTGCTACGCGGCCACCAGCACTGTACCCTGGCAGTCCACATCGCTCACCGGGACTGGGAGGATGCAGTCTGGTGGGAGCTGctggagcagaggctggggaTGAGCCCCACCCAGATCCAGGCCTTGCTGCAGGACGGGGACAAATTCGGCCGCGGAGTGATCGCAG GTCTCGTGGACATTGGGGACACTTTGCTGTGCCCAGAAAACCTAGATCCTGAAGAGGTGGAGGAGCTGGAGAATCAAGCCCTGTTGTCCGACCTGCAACAGAAGTACCTGACTGTGCTCACCAATCCCCGCTGGCTGTTGCAGCCCATCCCTGGAAGGGGCGGGAAGGACATCTTCCTGGTGGACATCCCCCAGCACCTGATCCCCCTTGGGCAGGAGGCCTGTCCAAGCTGGGCTTTCAAAAGGTGA